Proteins from one Xiphophorus hellerii strain 12219 chromosome 8, Xiphophorus_hellerii-4.1, whole genome shotgun sequence genomic window:
- the LOC116723985 gene encoding molybdopterin synthase catalytic subunit, whose translation MAEPPRDIFRLSRDWLSVQEVVDSVSSSRCGAVSVFIGATREDQVEGRKVIGLQYEAYEAMVQSELSRLAAALRARWPSLLHVCIHHRLGWVKVGEASVVMAISSPHRQDGQEAIQHAVTLLKASVPIWKKEVYDTQESSWKENSECSWSQRGGASD comes from the exons ATGGCGGAGCCGCCCAGGGACATCTTCCGGCTGAGCCGTGATTGGCTGTCAGTACAGGAAGTGGTGGACTCGGTCAGCAGCAGCCGCTGCGGCGCCGTCTCTGTGTTTATAG GTGCGACCCGGGAGGACCAGGTGGAGGGCAGGAAGGTGATTGGCCTGCAGTACGAAGCGTACGAGGCCATGGTCCAATCAGAGCTGAGCCGGCTGGCGGCGGCCCTCAGGGCCCGCTGGCCCTCGCTGCTGCACGTCTGCATCCATCACCGCCTGGG GTGGGTGAAGGTGGGCGAGGCCAGCGTCGTCATGGCGATCTCCTCTCCGCATCGCCAGGACGGCCAGGAGGCCATCCAGCACGCCGTCACCCTGCTGAAGGCCAGCGTCCCCATCTGGAAGAAG gAGGTCTACGACACCCAGGAGTCGTCCTGGAAGGAGAACTCAGAGTGCAGCTGGTCACAGAGGGGAGGAGCTTCTGACTGA
- the LOC116723961 gene encoding LOW QUALITY PROTEIN: polypyrimidine tract-binding protein 3-like (The sequence of the model RefSeq protein was modified relative to this genomic sequence to represent the inferred CDS: inserted 2 bases in 1 codon), whose amino-acid sequence MLSSDVINQEVSSRVSVAAAEARGPKQLFFLLIIIIILRLLLSDHGPESTLRSPVGCCENMSSAHLSTVDGTDRLCVSERAQCVPSPVLHLRQLPADTSEQEVVDLALPFGRVSKLITLRTKNQAFLEMASEEAAVTMVNYYTSAPPTIRNQPVFIQYSTHRELKTDNLTNQVKXGPAHFTVRNNRVGGASASNLSPYQQRALQAISTAAVHSGNMGLSEGRGLIPAPSAVLRIIVENLFYPVTLEVLQQIFSKFGSVLKIITFTRNNQFQALLQFSDAVHAQHAKASLDGQNIYNGCCTLRIDFSKLSALNVKYNNDKSRDFTRADLPSGELDPAGAAFGVALPPYGAAAFPPSFHQHTGLPVTAVPGSLMSPPRMALQVAPPAGHSVLLVSNLDPERVSPHCLFILFGVYGDVQRVKILFNKKENALVQMSDATQAQLAMSHLNGQRLHGNVIRVTLSKHPVVQLPRGAAGPEEQTLTQDFSGSALHRFKKPGSKNFNNIFPPSATLHLSNIPSSVGEDSLKDLFSSRGFAVKAFKFFQKDRKMALLQLASVEEAVEALIALHDQQLDHNQHLRVSFSKSTI is encoded by the exons ATGTTGTCCAGTGACGTCATCAACCAGGAAGTGAGCTCGCGGGTCTCTGTGGCAGCGGCTGAGGCTCGCGGACCAAAACagctcttcttcctcctcatcatcatcatcatcctccgcctcctcctctcGGACCATGGACCG GAGTCAACGCTCAGATCACCTGTTGGTTGCTGTGAGAACATGAGCTCCGCCCACCTGTCCACAG TGGATGGCACTGATAGGCTGTGTGTTTCTGAGCGTGCTCAGTGCGTCCCTTCTCCAGTGCTGCACCTGCGGCAGCTACCTGCTGACACCTCTGAACAGGAAGTGGTCGACCTGGCACTTCCCTTCGGCAGAGTCTCCAAACTGATCACACTGAGGACCAAAAACCAG gCTTTTCTTGAGATGGCATCAGAGGAAGCTGCTGTTACCATGGTGAACTACTACACCTCAGCCCCACCCACCATCAGGAACCAGCCAGTCTTCATTCAGTACTCCACCCACAGAGAGCTGAAAACAGACAATCTGACCAATCAGGTGAA AGGCCCCGCCCACTTTACTGTGCGCAACAACAGagtgggcggagcctcagctAGTAATCTGTCTCCataccagcagagggcgctgcagGCCATCAGCACGGCagcagtgcattctgggaacATGGGGTTGTCAGAGGGGCGGGGCTTAATCCCTGCGCCCAGCGCGGTTCTGAGGATCATCGTGGAGAACCTGTTCTACCCGGTGACCCTGGAGGTCCTGCAGCAG ATCTTCAGTAAGTTTGGCTCCGTCCTGAAGATCATCACCTTCACCAGGAACAACCAGTTCCAGGCTCTGCTGCAGTTCAGCGACGCCGTCCACGCTCAGCACGCCAAGGCG TCTCTGGACGGCCAGAACATTTACAACGGCTGCTGCACGCTGCGCATCGACTTCTCCAAACTGAGCGCGCTCAACGTCAAGTACAACAACGACAAGAGCCGCGACTTCACCAGAGCCGACCTGCCGAGCGGAGAGTTGGACCCGGCCGGCGCCGCCTTTG GTGTAGCTCTGCCGCCATACGGAGCCGCGGCGTTCCCGCCCTCCTTCCACCAGCACACAG GTCTCCCCGTGACGGCGGTCCCCGGCTCGCTGATGTCCCCTCCTCGCATGGCGCTGCAGGTGGCGCCCCCTGCGGGCCACTCGGTGCTGCTGGTGTCCAACCTGGACCCGGAG AGAGTTTCCCCCCACTGCCTCTTCATCCTGTTTG GAGTTTACGGCGACGTCCAGCGAGTCAAGATCCTGTTCAACAAGAAGGAGAACGCGCTGGTCCAGATGAGCGACGCCACGCAGGCGCAGCTCG CGATGAGCCACCTGAACGGCCAGCGTCTCCATGGAAACGTGATCCGGGTGACCCTGTCCAAGCACCCAGTGGTGCAGCTGCCGCGCGGAGCGGCGGGGCCGGAGGAGCAGACGCTGACGCAGGACTTCTCAGGCTCCGCCCTCCACCGCTTCAAGAAGCCCGGCTCCAAGAACTTCAACAACATCTTCCCTCCATCAGCGACGCTGCACCTGTCCAACATCCC GTCATCGGTGGGTGAAGACTCCCTGAAGGACCTGTTCTCCTCCAGAGGTTTTGCTGTCAAGGCCTTCAAGTTTTTTCA GAAGGACAGGAAGATGGCGCTGCTGCAGCTGGCGTCGGTGGAGGAGGCAGTGGAGGCTCTGATCGCCCTTCACGACCAGCAGCTGGACCACAACCAGCACCTCCGGGTctccttctccaagtccaccaTCTGA
- the ugcg gene encoding ceramide glucosyltransferase, which yields MAPLDVALQGFSVFGLVLFAVLWLMHFMSIIYVRLHLHRKRSEVKQPFAQVLGVSLLKPLKGVDPNLISNLETFFTLDYPKYEILLCVQDQDDPAVDVCKKLLGKYPNVDAGLFIGGKKVGINPKINNLMPGYEAAKYGLVWICDSGIRVKPDTLTDLTNQMTEKVGLVHGLPYVADRQGFAATLEQVYFGTSHPRSYISANVTGIKCVTGMSCLMRKDVLDQAGGLVAFAQYIAEDYFMAKAIADRGWKFSMATQVALQNSGSYSIGQFQSRMIRWTKLRINMVPATVLEPVSECFLASLIIGWAAHHVFRWDMMVFFMCHCLAWFIADYIQLTGVQGGALSFSKLDFAVAWFIRESMSVQIFLSALWDPTISWRTGRYRLRCGGTAEEILDV from the exons ATGGCCCCGCTGGATGTGGCCCTGCAGGGCTTCTCGGTGTTCGGCCTGGTTCTGTTCGCGGTTCTGTGGCTCATGCACTTCATGTCCATCATCTATGT GCGTCTCCACCTCCATAggaagaggtcagaggtcaagcaGCCGTTTGCTCAGGTCCTGGGCGTTTCTCTGCTGAAGCCGCTGAAGGGCGTCGACCCCAACCTGATCTCCAACCTGGAGACCTTCTTCACCCTGGACTACCCCAAG tacGAGATCCTGCTGTGTGTCCAGGACCAGGACGACCCGGCTGTGGACGTCTGCAAGAAGCTGCTGGGAAAGTATCCCAACGTGGACGCCGGACTGTTCATCG GTGGGAAGAAGGTCGGGATCAACCCCAAGATCAACAACCTGATGCCCGGATACGAAGCAGCCAAGTACGGACTGGTGTGGATCTGTGACAGCGGCATCCGAG TGAAACCCGACACTCTGACCGACCTGACCAATCAGATGACAGAGAAGGTGGGTCTGGTCCACGGGCTGCCGTACGTCGCCGACCGTCAAGGCTTCGCCGCGACGCTGGAGCAG GTGTACTTCGGGACGTCTCACCCCCGCTCCTACATCTCGGCCAACGTGACAGGGATCAAGTGCGTGACGGGAATGTCGTGTCTGATGCGGAAGGATGTTCTGGACCAGGCGGGGGGGCTGGTGGCCTTCGCCCAGTACATCGCCGAGGATTACTTCATGGCCAAGGCCATCGCCGACAG AGGATGGAAGTTCTCCATGGCGACGCAGGTGGCGCTGCAGAACTCTGGCTCCTACTCCATTGGTCAGTTCCAGTCCCGCATGATCAG GTGGACCAAGCTGCGCATCAACATGGTTCCTGCCACCGTCCTAGAGCCCGTCTCTGAGTGCTTCCTGGCCAGCCTCATCATCGGCTGGGCTGCACATCACGTCTTCAG GTGGGACATGATGGTCTTCTTCATGTGTCACTGCCTCGCCTGGTTCATCGCCGACTACATCCAGCTGACGGGAGTCCAG GGCGGCGCCCTGAGCTTCTCCAAGCTGGACTTCGCCGTGGCGTGGTTCATCAGGGAGTCCATGTCGGTGCAGATCTTCCTGTCGGCACTATGGGACCCCACCATCAGCTGGAGAACGGGTCGGTACCGGCTCCGCTGCGGCGGCACCGCCGAGGAGATCCTGGATGTGTAG
- the mocs2 gene encoding molybdopterin synthase sulfur carrier subunit isoform X2 — MSAQVTVLYFARSAELTGLREEELVAVPTPISSGDLWALLLRKQPRLVALQSRVVLAVRRQYVAIGNQRLSLQDGDEVAVVPPLSGG, encoded by the exons GTGACCGTGCTGTACTTCGCTAGGAGCGCCGAGCTGACCGGACTCAGGGAGGAGGAGCTAGTTGCCGTGCCAACGCCAATCAGCAGCGGGGACCTGTGGGCTCTGTTGCTACGGAAACAGCCCAG GCTGGTGGCGCTGCAGAGCCGCGTGGTGCTCGCCGTACGCCGGCAGTACGTCGCCATCGGCAACCAGCGGCTGAGCCTGCAGGACGGCGACGAGGTGGCCGTGGTGCCGCCGCTGAGCGGAGGATAG